The Pecten maximus chromosome 11, xPecMax1.1, whole genome shotgun sequence genome has a segment encoding these proteins:
- the LOC117337207 gene encoding uncharacterized protein LOC117337207, translated as MKFLAAVTIAIVLEVCNAHMCMLSPPQRGSMIGINKAGANDCILTTARCGGRPAGHPVMGLKIGSNFTVTFQKNLDHYDKATPGAFHVSIGQERQGTQMKVLTTVPDAGEPSLTLYSVNVTIPSDLVSRQIYVLQTSYVTNNKAAPAVFYQCADVIMEGQA; from the coding sequence ATGAAATTCCTGGCGGCTGTCACTATTGCCATCGTGCTGGAAGTCTGCAATGCCCACATGTGTATGCTGAGTCCACCCCAGAGAGGTTCCATGATCGGGATCAACAAGGCTGGGGCCAATGACTGTATACTGACCACTGCAAGGTGTGGTGGCCGGCCAGCGGGACATCCCGTCATGGGGCTGAAGATTGGATCCAACTTCACCGTGACGTTCCAGAAGAACCTTGACCACTACGACAAGGCCACTCCAGGGGCATTCCACGTTTCTATTGGCCAGGAGAGACAGGGCACACAAATGAAAGTTCTGACCACTGTTCCGGATGCTGGGGAGCCGTCCTTGACCCTTTACTCCGTCAACGTCACCATCCCATCAGACCTCGTCTCCAGGCAAATTTACGTGCTACAAACATCTTACGTCACAAACAACAAAGCGGCACCTGCCGTCTTCTACCAGTGTGCTGACGTCATCATGGAAGGGCAAGCCTGA
- the LOC117337202 gene encoding uncharacterized protein LOC117337202: MEGIEEHILDKLSMPQLSQIRFPLKLWKLLNSCDSGAISWSIDGDSFIINRRIFQAEFLGRKCHTFKTQNISSLVRQLNLYGFQKVQRRPFAGISRKHWPDLLEYRHTHFRRGFPELVNLVQRRSKEDEESKIASNSLSQYLTQEPLSNTKPLQNQDGTNTDAPNERTIEMGSFDLQETATCSQDHSQPRKLPPQPLCEVGTRNVLQNIPLQGQGSVFQFPITVPENSLQPITLPFKIESTVQSAALGFVNQDNLSTINVNERSRKSDVGGNLFVQGNILTPIVLPLSLQVLENGFQTVQTNSLHEPCVQTFQGQTIQNLQANSLQNLGLATFQGQIIQTLQTDSPNERGIQAFQGQTIQTPQTDYLREPSIQTIQGQIIQTLQTDSSHEPDVKTFQGQIIQTLLADSLQEPGVQTVQGQTIHTLLTEQVPGQAIQSIQTNNLPGRVDQTSLREEGGNSPCYDPESSSDVLIEPVTTPGI, from the exons ATGGAGGGAATTGAGGAACACATTTTGGATAAACTTTCAATGCCACAATTGTCACAAATACGTTTTCCTCTGAAGCTTTGGAAACTTTTGAACAGTTGTGATAGTGGGGCGATTTCATGGAGCATCGACGGGGACTCTTTCATCATAAACAGGAGAATATTTCAGGCGGAATTTTTAGGCCGAAAGTGTCATAcatttaaaactcaaaataTCAGCAGTCTTGTTCGTCAGTTAAATTTGTACGGTTTCCAAAAAGTTCAAAGACGCCCGTTTGCGGGGATATCTAGGAAACACTGGCCGGACTTGCTGGAGTATCGTCACACTCATTTTCGGAGGGGCTTTCCAGAACTAGTGAATCTTGTTCAGCGGCGATCAAAAGAGGATGAAGAAAGCAAGATTGCAAGCAACAGTCTCTCTCAGTATCTGACACAGGAACCACTTTCGAAC ACAAAACCGTTGCAAAATCAGGATGGAACAAACACTGACGCTCCGAACGAAAGAACCATTGAGATGGGGTCGTTTGATCTACAAGAGACCGCCACTTGTTCACAAGATCATTCGCAGCCAAGGAAACTACCACCGCAACCTCTGTGTGAAGTTGGCACGAGGAACGTCCTACAAAATATACCATTACAAGGCCAGGGAAGCGTTTTCCAATTTCCTATAACCGTACCTGAGAATTCTCTTCAGCCCATAACGTTACCATTCAAAATAGAATCTACAGTACAGAGTGCTGCTTTGGGTTTTGTGAATCAAGATAACTTATCTACCATAAATGTTAACGAACGAAGCAGAAAATCAGATGTCGGCGGTAACTTGTTTGTTCAGGGAAACATCCTGACGCCTATAGTGTTGCCACTCTCGTTACAAGTTTTGGAAAACGGCTTTCAGACCGTCCAAACAAATTCTTTACATGAACCCTGCGTTCAGACTTTTCAGGGTCAAACAATTCAGAACCTTCAAGCAAATTCTTTACAGAATCTCGGCCTTGCGACCTTTCAGGGGCAGATCATTCAGACACTCCAGACAGATTCTCCAAATGAACGCGGCATTCAAGCCTTTCAAGGACAGACAATTCAGACTCCCCAGACAGATTATCTACGGGAACCCAGTATTCAGACCATTCAAGGGCAGATAATTCAGACTCTCCAGACAGACTCTTCACATGAACCAGACGTTAAGACCTTTCAGGGGCAGATTATTCAGACTCTCCTGGCAGATTCTTTACAGGAACCTGGCGTTCAGACCGTTCAGGGGCAGACCATTCACACTCTCCTGACGGAGCAGGTACCTGGGCAGGCAATTCAAAGCATACAGACGAACAACTTACCTGGACGGGTTGATCAAACTTCCCTGAGAGAGGAGGGAGGGAACAGTCCATGTTATGACCCGGAGTCATCGTCTGATGTCCTTATAGAGCCTGTCACCACTCCAGGCATATAA